A DNA window from Acidobacteriota bacterium contains the following coding sequences:
- a CDS encoding esterase family protein: protein MKLTNRSSILSLLVLLLALTFSLPLSAQQPGKKLSDLKLASKLMGRDMSYRVVLPPDYNGGSSRYPVIYLLHGLTGNFANWTDKTKLTEYALNHRFIIVTPDGGNGWYTDSVSVPNDKYESYIIKELIPEIDKTYRTISTRDGRVIAGLSMGGYGSLKFGLKYPEMFTLIGSFSGALGATSWTEKTAGATGRSMDAVFGTDEAGETRKSNDIFKMVRELTPEKVKSLPYVYQSCGTEDFLIQNNRDFLKLLNDAKVPHEYREHPGVHDWVFWDAQVREFLDLADRRIKR, encoded by the coding sequence ATGAAACTAACCAATCGATCATCCATCCTCAGCCTTTTAGTTCTCCTACTAGCTCTAACATTCTCGCTGCCGCTCTCTGCTCAACAACCGGGCAAAAAGCTGTCTGACCTCAAACTCGCTAGCAAACTGATGGGCCGCGATATGTCGTATCGGGTTGTTTTGCCGCCCGATTACAACGGCGGCAGCTCGCGTTATCCGGTAATCTATTTGCTCCACGGCCTGACGGGAAACTTCGCGAACTGGACCGACAAGACCAAACTCACGGAATATGCTCTCAACCACCGTTTCATCATCGTCACTCCTGACGGCGGCAACGGCTGGTACACCGACAGCGTTTCGGTCCCGAACGATAAATACGAAAGCTATATCATCAAAGAGCTGATACCCGAGATCGACAAAACCTATCGCACCATCTCGACGCGCGATGGCCGTGTGATCGCCGGATTATCGATGGGCGGCTATGGTTCGCTGAAATTCGGGCTGAAATATCCCGAAATGTTCACGCTGATCGGCTCATTCAGCGGAGCGCTCGGAGCTACAAGCTGGACCGAGAAAACCGCTGGAGCAACCGGCAGATCGATGGATGCCGTTTTTGGCACCGACGAAGCAGGCGAAACGAGAAAAAGCAACGATATTTTCAAAATGGTCCGCGAGCTGACCCCGGAAAAGGTGAAGTCGCTGCCGTACGTTTATCAATCCTGCGGTACCGAGGACTTTCTCATCCAAAACAACCGCGATTTTCTCAAACTCCTGAACGACGCAAAGGTTCCGCACGAATACCGCGAACACCCAGGCGTTCACGACTGGGTTTTTTGGGATGCTCAGGTGCGAGAATTCCTCGATCTCGCGGACCGTCGGATAAAAAGATAA
- a CDS encoding zf-TFIIB domain-containing protein yields MPIDLEKRGDALENEYFHRKEQELIAKMKAKLGEESAKSLEIKCPKCDGTLIETDFEKIKIDVCNKCSGVWLDAGELTQIADKDEETGWFGKLFG; encoded by the coding sequence ATGCCAATCGATCTAGAAAAACGCGGCGACGCACTCGAAAACGAATATTTCCACCGCAAGGAACAGGAACTGATCGCCAAAATGAAGGCGAAACTCGGCGAAGAAAGCGCGAAAAGCCTCGAGATCAAATGCCCGAAATGCGACGGCACCCTGATCGAGACCGATTTTGAAAAGATTAAAATAGACGTCTGCAACAAATGCTCGGGCGTCTGGCTCGATGCCGGCGAACTGACCCAGATCGCCGACAAAGACGAAGAAACCGGCTGGTTCGGCAAGCTTTTTGGCTAG
- a CDS encoding DUF2270 domain-containing protein: MNDEVRPGTQSADDIHITNVPQSFRAFAEEVHKRTQKPKTTPMAIPQKLLPAEFNMALVHFYRGEVQRSNVWRSRLDATTNWAVITAGATLSFVFSSPDNPHFAIPINTLLVSIFLFMEARRYRYYEVWANRVRVLETGYFAPMLSHRTIPPDKEWAEHIAADLISPHFTISEWEAVGRRLRSNYLWIFILLTLSWTLKVYIHPSPIPLVSDADYKAFWDVFLNRATVGLTPGWLVVLSGILFNGLILFVAFSTLKLKDASSEVLPLESFEWHPLKQVSDWAESSLKRRNTIRRSKKAKQRVRSIHKTEG, encoded by the coding sequence ATGAACGATGAGGTTCGACCGGGAACCCAATCTGCCGATGATATCCACATAACAAATGTGCCGCAGTCGTTCCGCGCCTTTGCTGAGGAAGTCCATAAACGCACGCAAAAACCGAAAACAACGCCGATGGCGATCCCGCAGAAGCTGCTGCCGGCCGAGTTCAACATGGCCCTCGTGCACTTCTACCGCGGCGAGGTACAGCGTTCCAACGTCTGGCGTAGTCGCCTCGATGCAACGACAAACTGGGCGGTGATCACCGCCGGTGCGACGCTGTCGTTTGTTTTCAGCTCACCGGACAACCCGCATTTTGCGATCCCGATCAATACCCTGCTCGTGTCGATCTTCTTGTTTATGGAGGCTCGCCGTTACCGTTATTACGAGGTTTGGGCAAATCGCGTCCGCGTTCTCGAGACGGGCTATTTTGCCCCGATGCTTTCGCATCGCACAATTCCCCCCGACAAAGAATGGGCCGAGCACATCGCCGCCGACCTGATATCGCCGCATTTTACCATCAGCGAATGGGAAGCCGTCGGCCGCCGTCTGCGCTCGAACTATCTTTGGATCTTTATCCTGCTGACGCTCTCGTGGACGCTAAAAGTTTACATTCACCCTTCGCCGATACCTCTCGTCTCGGATGCGGATTACAAAGCCTTCTGGGATGTATTTCTCAATCGTGCGACCGTGGGACTTACGCCGGGCTGGCTCGTTGTGCTGAGCGGTATACTTTTTAATGGCCTGATTTTGTTTGTTGCGTTCAGCACATTAAAATTAAAAGACGCATCCAGCGAGGTGCTGCCGCTCGAAAGTTTCGAATGGCACCCGCTGAAACAGGTTTCCGACTGGGCCGAAAGCAGCCTCAAACGCCGAAATACAATAAGGCGCTCGAAAAAGGCAAAGCAAAGGGTCCGGTCGATACACAAAACGGAAGGATAG
- the tadA gene encoding tRNA adenosine(34) deaminase TadA has product MPDSDLDEQWMWRAIYQAREAEKIGEVPVGAVLVDAEGKILAATSNRTIKDNDPTAHAEILALRTAAIRTGNYRLNGTTMYTTLEPCAMCSGALVNARVKRLVFGAHDERFGAAETHFRVCDSPKLNHRMEIRSGVLAEKCRSLMQEFFKARRKS; this is encoded by the coding sequence ATGCCGGATTCAGACCTAGACGAACAGTGGATGTGGCGGGCGATCTATCAGGCCCGCGAAGCGGAAAAGATCGGTGAAGTTCCCGTCGGAGCTGTTTTGGTCGATGCCGAAGGGAAGATACTTGCCGCAACATCTAATCGGACAATTAAAGATAACGACCCGACAGCTCACGCCGAGATACTCGCTCTTCGCACGGCGGCGATACGGACGGGGAATTACCGCCTTAACGGGACGACGATGTACACGACGCTCGAGCCCTGCGCGATGTGCTCCGGAGCTTTGGTGAACGCTCGCGTCAAAAGGCTGGTCTTTGGAGCACACGACGAACGATTTGGTGCCGCCGAAACGCACTTCCGTGTCTGCGACAGCCCGAAGCTGAACCATCGCATGGAGATCCGATCAGGCGTCCTCGCCGAAAAATGCCGCAGCCTGATGCAGGAATTCTTTAAAGCGCGGCGGAAGAGTTAG
- the aqpZ gene encoding aquaporin Z, with the protein MPIAKRLSAEFLGTLWLVLGGCGSAVLAAAYPNLGIGFAGVSLAFGLTVLTMAYAVGHISGGHFNPAVTFGLWAGKRFEAKDILPYVIAQVLGALSGAGILYLIAKGKTGFSMAGGFASNGFGEHSPGQYEVLACFVAEVVLTFFFLIVILGSTHRLAPKGFAPIAIGLCLTLIHLISIPVTNTSVNPARSTGPAVFVAIFADSWAVGQLWLFWIAPILGALLAGFVYSWMVGDDEPADVVVIEEEIIEIG; encoded by the coding sequence ATGCCTATTGCAAAAAGGTTGTCGGCAGAGTTTCTTGGAACGTTGTGGCTCGTGCTTGGCGGTTGCGGAAGCGCGGTTTTGGCGGCGGCTTATCCAAATCTCGGCATCGGTTTTGCGGGCGTTTCGCTCGCATTTGGTTTGACGGTTCTGACGATGGCGTATGCTGTCGGCCATATCTCGGGCGGCCATTTTAATCCGGCGGTTACATTCGGATTGTGGGCCGGGAAGCGATTTGAGGCGAAAGATATTTTGCCCTATGTCATCGCTCAGGTTCTGGGAGCCCTTTCTGGAGCAGGAATTCTTTACCTGATCGCCAAAGGAAAGACGGGATTTTCGATGGCCGGCGGTTTTGCCTCGAACGGGTTCGGAGAGCATTCGCCCGGGCAATACGAGGTTCTGGCCTGCTTTGTCGCTGAAGTCGTATTGACGTTCTTTTTCCTGATCGTCATCCTCGGATCGACGCACCGGCTGGCTCCGAAGGGTTTTGCCCCGATCGCGATCGGCCTTTGCCTGACGCTGATCCATCTGATCTCGATCCCGGTGACGAACACCTCGGTCAACCCTGCACGCAGCACGGGACCAGCAGTTTTCGTAGCGATATTTGCCGATAGTTGGGCGGTTGGGCAGCTCTGGCTGTTCTGGATAGCTCCGATCCTCGGAGCTTTGCTCGCAGGTTTTGTTTATAGCTGGATGGTCGGCGACGATGAACCAGCCGATGTGGTCGTGATCGAAGAAGAGATCATCGAGATCGGCTAA
- a CDS encoding inositol monophosphatase — translation MLNFAIETAREAGQLLLEKFGRVAISKKGDIDLVTEADIASEALIIERIKSHHPKHSILAEESGNAVIIGGENTWKWIIDPLDGTTNYAHGYPCFAVTLALEHDGEIVIGVTFDPTRNELFAAERGRGASLNNKPIRVSQTEKLSEALLVTGFPYNFKSRENFARHLTEFLLKARGVRRDGSAAIDLAYVACGRFDGMWEEGLNAWDMAAGVLLIEEAGGQVSGYDGSKFSVYSPPMLVSNGLIHGEMQKILSEPPA, via the coding sequence ATGCTCAATTTTGCCATCGAAACAGCCCGCGAAGCCGGACAGCTATTACTAGAAAAATTTGGCCGCGTCGCGATCTCGAAAAAAGGCGACATCGACCTCGTCACTGAGGCCGACATCGCCAGCGAGGCTCTCATCATCGAACGCATCAAATCCCATCACCCAAAACACTCGATCCTCGCTGAGGAATCGGGAAATGCCGTCATTATCGGCGGCGAAAATACCTGGAAATGGATCATCGACCCGCTCGATGGCACGACGAATTACGCTCACGGCTATCCGTGTTTTGCGGTCACGCTCGCTCTCGAACACGACGGCGAGATCGTCATCGGCGTGACATTTGACCCGACGCGAAACGAATTATTCGCCGCCGAACGCGGCCGCGGTGCGTCGCTCAATAACAAGCCGATCCGTGTTTCGCAGACCGAGAAGTTGAGCGAGGCTTTGCTGGTCACGGGCTTTCCATACAATTTTAAGAGCCGCGAGAATTTTGCGCGGCATTTGACCGAGTTTTTATTAAAAGCTCGCGGAGTCCGGCGTGACGGCTCGGCGGCGATCGATCTGGCGTATGTGGCGTGCGGGCGTTTCGACGGAATGTGGGAAGAAGGGCTGAACGCGTGGGACATGGCGGCTGGCGTGCTTTTGATCGAAGAAGCCGGTGGGCAGGTCAGCGGTTATGATGGCTCGAAATTCAGCGTCTATTCGCCGCCGATGCTCGTTTCGAACGGTCTGATACACGGCGAGATGCAGAAGATACTGTCAGAACCGCCTGCGTAA
- a CDS encoding acetyl-CoA carboxylase carboxyltransferase subunit beta, with amino-acid sequence MSWFRRDKPKIEEQEHDEEQTVRTEGIFVKCPDCDNALYKRELADSHEVCTHCGYHFRYTAVERLRDLFDDGRYEKLDEEVTSGDPLEFTDSKRYVDRIQQAKEVSGLPEAIVSGKGMAGGHLTFAGAMDMSFIGGSMGSAVGEKITRLIERAVDERGAVIIFSASGGARMQEGTLSLMQMGKISAALQRLHDARLPFISVLTDPTTGGVTASFAMLGDVILAEPKALIGFAGPRVIEQTIRQKLPKGFQRSEFLLEHGMVDMVVDRREMKETIIRMLDFMMNKQIAA; translated from the coding sequence ATGTCCTGGTTTCGCAGAGACAAACCGAAGATCGAGGAGCAGGAGCACGACGAGGAGCAAACCGTCCGCACCGAGGGCATTTTTGTAAAATGTCCTGACTGCGACAACGCTCTGTATAAACGCGAACTCGCAGATTCGCACGAGGTCTGTACGCATTGTGGTTATCATTTCCGGTACACGGCGGTCGAACGCCTGCGTGATCTGTTTGATGACGGCCGTTATGAAAAGCTCGACGAAGAAGTGACCTCGGGCGACCCACTCGAATTTACCGATTCAAAACGGTACGTCGATCGTATCCAGCAGGCGAAAGAAGTTTCTGGGTTGCCCGAGGCGATCGTTTCGGGCAAAGGGATGGCCGGCGGGCATCTGACATTTGCCGGGGCGATGGATATGTCGTTCATCGGCGGTTCGATGGGTTCGGCGGTCGGCGAGAAGATCACGCGGCTGATCGAGCGTGCGGTCGACGAACGCGGCGCCGTCATTATCTTCTCTGCCTCCGGCGGAGCTAGAATGCAGGAAGGCACGCTAAGCCTGATGCAGATGGGCAAGATCTCGGCGGCGTTACAGCGTCTGCACGACGCGAGATTGCCGTTCATTTCGGTCTTAACCGACCCGACGACTGGCGGCGTGACCGCGAGTTTTGCGATGCTGGGCGATGTTATTCTGGCCGAGCCGAAAGCCCTTATCGGATTCGCGGGCCCACGCGTCATCGAACAAACGATCCGCCAAAAACTCCCAAAAGGTTTTCAACGTAGCGAATTCCTGCTCGAACACGGCATGGTCGATATGGTCGTCGATCGTCGTGAAATGAAAGAAACCATAATCCGCATGCTTGATTTTATGATGAACAAGCAGATCGCGGCATAG
- a CDS encoding bifunctional folylpolyglutamate synthase/dihydrofolate synthase has product MNFRESESYLLSLGNEVETMKLGLENIRTLLDALGNPQNNYLKVQVAGTNGKGSVCAFLDSICFEVGIPTGLYTSPHLVSITERIKIGGKDVSEEEFARLATLVRKTSESLVKDGKLGRVPTYFEQVTAMALQAFADAKVELAILETGLGGRYDATTATKAEIAAITPIDLDHQEYLGETIEEIAAEKAAIIHSGSQVVVGIQRNEARIVIADRLLQLSLPAKPADLVRTACVSGRTTFETEKAQYKVEKLGLIGHHQLENAKIAILLAEILQNEFSITPKNIDRGIENARHPGRLEYVGRFLFDGAHNIAGAKALREYLDEFVTQPITMIFAAMRDKEIGEIGEILFPKANTLILTKPENSRSIEPDEIVRTMSAKFGRTRIVITQNVKDAIAKAIEVTDDDALILVTGSLYLVGEAKEMIDN; this is encoded by the coding sequence GTGAATTTCCGCGAGTCCGAATCGTATCTTCTCTCGCTCGGCAACGAAGTCGAGACGATGAAGCTTGGGCTCGAGAATATCCGCACACTGCTCGATGCTCTCGGGAATCCTCAGAATAATTACCTAAAAGTACAGGTCGCGGGAACAAACGGGAAAGGTTCAGTCTGCGCATTTCTCGATTCGATATGTTTCGAGGTCGGAATTCCGACCGGGCTCTATACCTCGCCGCATCTTGTTTCCATTACCGAACGCATCAAGATCGGCGGAAAAGACGTCAGCGAAGAAGAATTCGCCCGGCTCGCAACCCTTGTTCGTAAAACTTCGGAATCGCTGGTCAAGGACGGCAAACTCGGGAGAGTTCCAACATATTTCGAACAGGTCACGGCGATGGCTCTCCAAGCGTTCGCCGATGCGAAAGTTGAACTCGCGATATTAGAAACCGGACTTGGCGGTCGATATGACGCGACAACAGCCACGAAGGCAGAAATTGCGGCGATCACACCCATTGATCTCGATCACCAGGAATATCTGGGTGAGACGATCGAAGAGATAGCTGCCGAGAAGGCGGCGATAATTCACTCCGGCTCTCAAGTTGTAGTTGGAATACAGCGAAACGAAGCAAGAATTGTGATCGCCGATCGGCTCTTACAGTTGAGTCTGCCGGCGAAGCCGGCAGACCTGGTCAGAACCGCCTGCGTGAGCGGGCGGACGACGTTTGAGACCGAAAAAGCTCAATACAAAGTCGAAAAACTTGGCCTGATCGGTCACCACCAGCTTGAAAACGCGAAGATCGCCATCCTTCTAGCGGAAATATTACAAAACGAGTTTTCGATCACGCCGAAAAATATAGATCGCGGAATTGAAAACGCCCGTCATCCCGGACGCCTCGAATATGTCGGTAGATTCCTGTTTGACGGTGCTCACAATATCGCCGGAGCAAAGGCTTTGCGTGAATATCTCGATGAGTTCGTCACTCAGCCGATCACGATGATCTTCGCGGCGATGAGGGACAAGGAGATCGGTGAAATCGGGGAAATATTGTTTCCGAAGGCTAATACACTGATCTTGACCAAGCCGGAAAATTCACGATCGATCGAGCCGGATGAGATCGTTCGGACAATGTCAGCGAAATTTGGGAGAACTCGAATCGTTATTACCCAAAACGTGAAGGATGCGATCGCGAAGGCGATCGAGGTGACAGATGATGATGCGTTGATATTGGTCACGGGTTCGCTTTACCTGGTTGGAGAAGCGAAGGAAATGATTGATAATTAG
- the gpmA gene encoding 2,3-diphosphoglycerate-dependent phosphoglycerate mutase, with translation MYKLVLIRHGESQWNKENRFTGWKDVDLSEKGVEEAHAAGKLLKAEGFEFDEAYTSVLKRAIRTLWITLDELDRMWLPVTKSWLLNERHYGGLQGMNKAETAAQYGDEQVLIWRRSYDVPPPVMEETDERYLGNDPRYAGIANFPKTECLKDTVARVVPYWESEIAPKIKAGKRLIIAAHGNSLRSLVKFLDNIPDNEIVGVNIPTGIPLVYELDKNLKPIKSYYLGDAEAIKAAQDAVASQGKAK, from the coding sequence ATGTACAAACTAGTTCTAATTCGCCACGGCGAGAGTCAATGGAATAAGGAAAACCGGTTCACGGGCTGGAAGGACGTTGACCTCTCGGAAAAGGGCGTGGAAGAGGCGCATGCTGCAGGTAAGTTGTTGAAGGCGGAGGGTTTTGAGTTTGATGAGGCGTATACGTCGGTGCTTAAGCGAGCGATCCGTACTTTGTGGATAACTTTGGACGAGCTCGATCGGATGTGGCTGCCGGTGACAAAATCATGGCTGCTCAACGAGCGGCACTACGGCGGGCTGCAGGGAATGAACAAGGCGGAAACGGCGGCTCAATATGGCGACGAACAGGTATTGATCTGGCGCCGAAGCTACGATGTCCCGCCGCCGGTGATGGAAGAAACTGATGAACGCTATCTTGGAAACGATCCAAGATACGCCGGCATCGCTAATTTCCCCAAGACCGAATGTCTGAAAGATACGGTTGCCCGCGTCGTTCCCTACTGGGAAAGCGAGATCGCCCCGAAGATCAAAGCCGGCAAACGTCTGATCATTGCTGCTCACGGCAACAGTCTCAGGTCGCTGGTCAAGTTCCTTGATAACATCCCTGACAATGAGATCGTTGGCGTGAATATCCCGACCGGCATCCCGCTAGTTTACGAACTCGACAAAAATCTAAAGCCGATAAAGAGCTACTATCTCGGTGACGCCGAAGCAATAAAGGCAGCCCAGGACGCGGTCGCAAGTCAGGGAAAGGCTAAGTAG
- a CDS encoding DUF4197 domain-containing protein: MFKFIKALFFLTMLSTGLLAQSTKNVSDNDIAAGLKEALGKGVSSAVNSLGKPNGFLLNPRVKIPLPKSLQKLEKGLRVAGQGRSVDAFVASMNNAAEKAVPVAIDVFIDAIKWMSFDDARQILFSGQKDAATQFFRRSSEETLRGKFRPIVEEFTEKTGVTQKYKAMVGKAGFAAQLLGKDATDLDGYVTQKALDGSFLLVADEERKIRENPIGRTTALLKKVFGILR, translated from the coding sequence ATGTTTAAGTTTATCAAAGCTCTCTTTTTTCTCACGATGCTTTCAACGGGGTTATTGGCTCAGAGCACGAAAAATGTCTCCGACAATGACATCGCGGCAGGCCTAAAAGAAGCACTCGGAAAAGGCGTGAGCTCGGCGGTCAACTCGCTGGGAAAGCCGAATGGCTTTTTGCTCAACCCGCGGGTTAAGATCCCGCTTCCGAAATCGCTGCAAAAGCTTGAAAAGGGTCTTCGTGTCGCGGGGCAGGGAAGGTCGGTCGATGCTTTCGTAGCGTCGATGAATAACGCGGCTGAGAAGGCAGTTCCGGTCGCGATCGACGTTTTTATTGACGCGATCAAATGGATGTCGTTCGATGATGCCCGGCAGATCTTGTTCAGCGGGCAGAAGGATGCGGCGACGCAGTTTTTTAGAAGGTCAAGCGAGGAGACTTTGCGCGGGAAATTCCGGCCGATAGTTGAGGAATTCACAGAGAAAACCGGTGTCACGCAGAAGTACAAGGCAATGGTTGGAAAGGCTGGTTTTGCGGCTCAATTGCTCGGTAAAGACGCGACCGACCTCGATGGTTACGTCACGCAAAAAGCACTCGACGGGTCGTTTTTGTTAGTTGCAGATGAAGAGCGGAAGATCCGCGAAAACCCGATCGGCAGAACCACGGCTCTGTTGAAGAAGGTTTTTGGAATTTTGAGATGA
- a CDS encoding putative sulfate exporter family transporter, protein MWQKALFILLVLFCLSPWGSPPIALALGLILAFTIGNPFPEVEGKVTKYLLQGSVVFLGFGMNLTSVYKAGKDGILFTIATIFGTLILGYFVGRMLGVASKTSTLISSGTAICGGSAIAAVAPAIDAEKDEITVSMGTVFVLNSVALFLFPVIGHLLNLTQHQFGIWSAIAIHDTSSVVGASATYGPEALAVATTVKLARALWIAPVALLFAYIYRERGSEKKTKIAIPWFIFLFLLATAFRSYAPSSILPSIYDALVNLAKAGLTVTLFFIGVSLSRETLKKCGYMALLEGVILWIVISVVSLFAVFELL, encoded by the coding sequence ATGTGGCAAAAAGCCCTATTTATCCTCCTTGTTCTATTTTGCCTCTCGCCGTGGGGCTCGCCTCCTATCGCTTTGGCTTTGGGGCTGATTTTGGCGTTTACTATTGGCAACCCGTTTCCTGAGGTAGAGGGAAAGGTCACGAAATATTTGCTACAGGGATCGGTCGTCTTTCTCGGATTCGGAATGAATCTGACTTCCGTTTACAAGGCGGGCAAAGATGGCATTTTGTTTACTATCGCAACGATCTTCGGGACGCTTATCCTCGGCTATTTTGTCGGCAGAATGCTCGGCGTTGCGAGCAAAACCTCAACGCTGATCTCATCCGGCACTGCGATCTGCGGCGGCAGTGCCATCGCGGCCGTTGCTCCGGCCATCGATGCTGAGAAGGACGAGATAACTGTTTCAATGGGCACGGTTTTTGTGCTCAATTCGGTGGCGTTATTTCTCTTTCCGGTGATCGGGCATTTGCTCAACCTGACACAGCATCAGTTCGGGATCTGGTCGGCGATCGCGATCCATGACACAAGCTCGGTCGTCGGGGCGTCGGCCACCTATGGCCCTGAGGCGCTGGCAGTTGCGACGACAGTCAAACTCGCCCGAGCCTTATGGATCGCACCGGTCGCACTGCTTTTTGCCTACATCTACCGCGAACGGGGCTCCGAAAAAAAGACAAAGATCGCGATCCCCTGGTTTATCTTTCTTTTTCTGCTCGCGACGGCCTTTCGCTCGTACGCGCCAAGCAGCATTTTGCCGAGCATTTACGATGCTCTAGTAAATTTGGCAAAGGCGGGGCTGACAGTGACTCTCTTTTTTATTGGCGTCAGCCTATCGCGGGAGACGTTGAAAAAATGCGGATATATGGCACTGCTTGAGGGTGTTATTTTGTGGATAGTTATTTCGGTAGTTTCGTTGTTTGCCGTTTTTGAACTGCTCTAA